In Triticum aestivum cultivar Chinese Spring chromosome 5B, IWGSC CS RefSeq v2.1, whole genome shotgun sequence, the following proteins share a genomic window:
- the LOC123116231 gene encoding sugar transport protein 7-like encodes MAGGMAPLGVKKERATEYKGQMTLAVAMACVVAAIGGSIFGYDIGISGVNTMDPFLERFFPAVFRRKNLVSLDNYCKYDNQALSAFTSILYLSGQVSTLAAAPVTRNYGRRASIICGGISFLIGAALNAAAVNLTTLILGRVMLGVGIGFGNQAVPLYLSEMAPAHLRGGLNMMFQLATTLGIFSANMINYGTLKIKPWGWRLSLLLMTVGGILLPETPNSLIERGRVEEGRRVLELIRGTADVDAEFTDMAEASELANTIKHPFRNILERRNRPQLVMAVCMPAFQVLTGINSILFYAPVLFQSMGFGASWSLYSSMLTGAVLLFSTLISIATVDRLGRRKLLISGGIQMIVCQVIVAAILALKFDADKHLSRGCSIAVVFVICLFMLAFGWSWGPLGWTVPSEIFALETRSAGQSITVAVNLFFTFIIAQAFLSLLCAFKFAIFIFFAAWIAVMTAFVYVFLPETKGVPIEQMVLLWSKHGFWKNVMPDMPLEDGWGPGGDSALTDGNIHK; translated from the exons ATGGCTGGCGGCATGGCTCCGCTGGGGGTGAAGAAGGAGAGGGCGACGGAGTACAAGGGCCAAATGACGCTCGCCGTCGCCATGGCCTGCGTCGTCGCTGCCATCGGGGGCTCCATCTTCGGCTACGACATCGGGATCTCCG GAGTGAACACCATGGACCCGTTCCTCGAGAGGTTCttcccggcggtgttccggcgaaAGAACTTGGTAAGCTTAGACAACTACTGCAAGTACGACAACCAGGCCCTCTCTGCCTTCACCTCCATCCTCTATCTCTCCGGCCAAGTCTCTACACTTGCGGCCGCGCCGGTGACAAGGAACTACGGCCGTCGTGCCAGCATTATCTGCGGCGGCATCAGCTTTCTTATCGGCGCAGCCCTTAACGCGGCGGCTGTGAACCTCACGACGTTAATCCTCGGCCGCGTCATGCTTGGCGTCGGCATCGGTTTCGGCAATCAG GCTGTGCCGCTGTACTTGTCCGAGATGGCGCCGGCGCACCTCCGCGGCGGGCTGAACATGATGTTCCAGCTCGCGACGACGCTTGGCATCTTCTCGGCGAACATGATCAACTATGGCACGCTAAAAATCAAGCCGTGGGGTTGGCGTCTCTCGCTGTTGCTGATGACGGTCGGCGGGATCCTCCTCCCGGAGACGCCGAACAGCCTCATCGAGCGCGGGCGCGTCGAGGAGGGTCGGCGTGTGCTGGAGCTGATCCGAGGAACCGCGGACGTCGACGCTGAGTTCACGGACATGGCGGAGGCGAGTGAACTGGCCAACACCATCAAGCACCCGTTCCGGAACATCCTCGAGCGGCGCAACCGGCCGCAGCTGGTTATGGCCGTGTGCATGCCGGCATTCCAGGTCCTAACGGGCATAAACTCCATCCTCTTCTACGCGCCGGTGCTGTTCCAGAGCATGGGCTTTGGCGCCAGCTGGTCCCTCTACTCCTCCATGCTCACCGGTGCCGTGCTCTTGTTCTCCACGCTCATTTCCATCGCCACCGTCGACCGCCTCGGTAGGAGGAAGCTACTCATCAGCGGCGGCATCCAGATGATCGTTTGCCAGGTGATCGTGGCGGCGATACTGGCGTTGAAGTTCGACGCAGACAAGCATCTGTCGCGGGGCTGCTCGATCGCGGTAGTGTTCGTGATCTGCCTCTTCATGCTCGCGTTCGGGTGGTCGTGGGGTCCGCTCGGGTGGACGGTGCCGAGCGAGATCTTCGCCCTGGAGACGCGGTCGGCGGGGCAGAGCATCACGGTGGCCGTcaacctcttcttcaccttcatcaTCGCGCAGGCGTTCCTGTCGCTGCTCTGCGCCTTCAAGTtcgccatcttcatcttcttcgCTGCGTGGATCGCCGTCATGACCGCCTTCGTCTATGTCTTCCTGCCGGAGACCAAGGGCGTGCCCATCGAGCAGATGGTGCTGCTCTGGAGCAAGCACGGGTTCTGGAAGAACGTCATGCCGGACATGCCACTCGAGGACGGATGGGGACCCGGTGGGGACAGTGCTCTTACCGATGGCAACATTCACAAGTGA